One window of Mus caroli chromosome 11, CAROLI_EIJ_v1.1, whole genome shotgun sequence genomic DNA carries:
- the LOC110305324 gene encoding CMRF35-like molecule 5, with product MWQFPSLLFLFLPGSCTAQDSVTGPEEVSGQEQGSLTVQCQYTSGWKDYKKYWCRRDGLRSCEILIETDKSELFVKENRVSIRDDQTAFIFTVTMEDLRMSDAGIYWCGIVTAELDSMFIVNVNINPAPESSTMTTVATNLTATPTTVENTGKEQVTQNSSHIRSLLSNIYVLLMVFVELPVFLSMLSAVLWVTRPQRCFGGGEIDLVKTHSPVA from the exons ATGTGGCAGTTCCCttctctgctcttcctcttcctcccag gaaGCTGCACTGCTCAGGATTCAGTCACAGGTCCAGAGGAGGTGAGTGGTCAGGAGCAGGGCTCCTTGACAGTGCAGTGCCAATATACTTCAGGCTGGAAGGATTACAAGAAGTATTGGTGCCGAAGAGATGGTTTGAGATCATGTGAGATTCTCATTGAAACTGATAAATCAGAGCTGTTCGTGAAGGAGAACCGTGTGTCCATCAGGGATGACCAGACAGCCTTCATCTTCACGGTGACCATGGAGGATCTGAGGATGAGTGATGCTGGCATTTACTGGTGTGGAATTGTCACAGCTGAACTTGACTCTATGTTTATAGTTAATGTGAACATTAACccag CCCCAGAAAGTTCAACTATGACCACCGTAGCCACAAATCTGACAGCCACACCAACAACCGTCGAGAACACTGGCAAGGAACAAGTGACTCAGAACAGCTCCCACATCAG GTCCCTGCTGAGCAACATCTACGTCCTGCTGATGGTCTTTGTGGAGTTACCCGTgttcctgagcatgctcagtgcaGTCCTCTGGGTGACCAGACCTCAGAGATGCTTTGGGGGAGGTGAAATTGACCTGGTGAAGACCCATAGTCCTGTTGCCTAG